One Solanum lycopersicum chromosome 2, SLM_r2.1 genomic region harbors:
- the LOC104645789 gene encoding uncharacterized protein: MAELLRERMDGDDRVVRRRKSLTQRLGFTGSIACCGTTLCLRPASLSVMDDDEPPAELGRETQPEIESVNILCLADHITTGSGMNLAAALLAERNFRSAQDSDSPGPNTSPLRSNEDGPGTGGGSPYRVSLMRLLEETNGWDEKEESGLGNDRVCCVCMGRKKGAAFIPCGHTYCRVCSRELWLNRGCCPLCNRSILEILDIY; this comes from the coding sequence ATGGCGGAATTGCTTAGAGAGAGAATGGACGGTGATGATCGGGTCGTGAGACGACGAAAGAGTTTAACTCAACGGTTAGGATTCACCGGATCCATTGCATGTTGTGGGACCACTTTGTGTCTCAGACCAGCTTCGTTAAGTGTGATGGACGACGACGAGCCACCGGCGGAATTAGGCCGTGAAACACAGCCGGAGATAGAGTCGGTTAATATTTTATGCTTGGCTGATCATATTACTACGGGTTCCGGGATGAACTTAGCGGCGGCGTTGCTAGCGGAGCGTAATTTTAGATCGGCCCAAGATTCTGATAGCCCAGGCCCAAATACAAGCCCGTTAAGATCCAACGAAGATGGGCCGGGTACTGGAGGAGGATCACCGTACAGGGTGTCGTTGATGAGATTGTTGGAAGAAACGAACGGGTGGGATGAGAAGGAAGAATCAGGGCTGGGTAATGATAGGGTGTGCTGCGTGTGCATGGGAAGGAAAAAAGGAGCAGCATTCATACCATGTGGACACACATATTGTAGGGTGTGTTCAAGAGAGCTTTGGTTGAACCGAGGTTGTTGTCCCCTCTGCAATAGATCCATTCTTGAGATCCTCGACATTTACTAA
- the ACO4 gene encoding 1-aminocyclopropane-1-carboxylate oxidase gives MESNFPVVDMGLLQTEKRPEAMDKIKDACENWGFFELVNHGISHELLDTVENLTKGHYKKCMEQRFKEMVASKGLEAVQTEIDDLDWESTFFLKHLPVSNVYEVPDLDDEYRKVMKDFALKLEKLAENLLDLLCENLGLEKGYLKKAFYGSKGPTFGTKVSNYPPCPKPDLIKGLRAHTDAGGIILLFQDDKVSGLQLLKDGNWIDVPPMKHSIVINLGDQLEVITNGRYKSIEHRVIAQQDGTRMSIASFYNPGSDAVIFPAPELIEKTEEDNKLKYPKFVFEDYMKLYAGLKFQAKEPRFEAMKAVETTVNLGPIETV, from the exons atggAGAGTAATTTCCCAGTTGTGGATATGGGGTTGCTTCAAACTGAGAAAAGGCCTGAAGCAATGGACAAAATCAAAGATGCATGTGAAAACTGGGGTTTCTTTGag CTTGTGAATCATGGGATTTCTCATGAATTGCTGGACACAGTGGAGAATTTAACTAAGGGACATTACAAAAAGTGCATGGAACAAAGGTTTAAAGAAATGGTGGCAAGTAAAGGACTTGAAGCTGTCCAAACTGAAATTGATGATCTTGATTGGGAGAGCACTTTCTTCTTGAAACATCTTCCTGTTTCCAATGTGTATGAAGTTCCTGACCTGGATGATGAATACAg GAAAGTTATGAAAGATTTTGCACTGAAGCTAGAGAAACTAGCTGAAAATCTTTTGGATTTGCTATGTGAGAATCTTGGACTAGAGAAAGGTTATTTGAAAAAAGCATTTTATGGCTCAAAGGGTCCAACTTTTGGTACCAAAGTTAGCAACTATCCTCCTTGTCCCAAGCCAGACTTGATCAAAGGCCTTCGCGCTCACACGGATGCTGGTGGCATCATCCTTCTATTCCAAGATGACAAAGTCAGTGGTCTCCAATTGCTAAAAGATGGCAATTGGATTGATGTACCTCCTATGAAACACTCTATTGTCATCAACCTCGGCGATCAGCTAGAG GTGATTACTAATGGAAGATACAAGAGTATTGAGCACAGAGTGATTGCTCAACAAGATGGCACTAGGATGTCAATAGCTTCCTTTTATAATCCAGGAAGTGATGCTGTCATATTTCCAGCACCAGAGTTGATTGAGAAGACAGAAGAGGACAACAAATTGAAGTATCCAAAATTTGTGTTTGAAGATTATATGAAGTTGTATGCAGGTCTCAAATTCCAGGCTAAGGAGCCTAGGTTTGAAGCAATGAAGGCTGTGGAGACTACTGTCAACTTAGGTCCAATAGAAACTGTTTGA
- the LOC101268827 gene encoding protein CLMP1 encodes MGKSGGRKKKAGISQNQNQNQGAVGNSHSPVVNGSVDLDSSIFSKRAHELKEEGNKRFQAKDYVGALEQYENALKLTPKTHPDRAVFHSNRAACLMQMKPIDYDSVVSECTMALQVQPSYVRALLRRARAFEAVGKYEMAMQDVQILLGADPNHRDALEIAGRLRMALGPRPEAQQDLQSRPSPAALGASAVGAAPIAGLGPCLPARPMSKKPAPLGGASAISVNNKPEKPYQVTPAENGPHAKVQLPKVVLKPANGPSRPHADRNKDGQREKASLSASSAVHGHSKDVAIRWRPLKLVYDHDIRLAQMPVTCSFRVLRDIVSKRFPMSKSVLVKYKDSDGDLVTITCTAELRSAESWVDGLLPKDPDADKTGAIGLLRLHVVEVSPEQEPALLEEEEEKPVESEGSKGDDSGSHSSISDLVVETVDNESNKAEKVTITEKAATAENPDCKEVEMDDWLFEFAQLFRTHVGIDPDAHIDLHELGMELCSEALEETVTSEEAQVLFDKAALKFQEVAALAFFNWGNVHMCSARKRIPIDDSASKEMMATQLQAAYDWVKEKYSLAKEKYEEALLIKPDFYEGLLALGQQQFEMAKLYWSFILAKKEDLSNWDPTETLALFDSAELKMKAATEMWEKIEEQRANELKDPSTSKKDELLRRRKKQASGPESEASAVAGPAEISADEAAEQAAVMRSQIHLFWGNMLFERSQVECKLALDGWKKNLDTAVERFKLAGASESDISTVLKNHCSNEEAAEGSKQMVESLNTDAAANHKNDASQA; translated from the coding sequence ATGGGGAAATCAGGTGGTAGGAAAAAGAAGGCGGGTATTAgtcaaaaccaaaaccaaaaccaaGGGGCTGTAGGGAACAGCCATTCACCTGTTGTTAATGGTAGTGTTGATTTGGACTcatcaattttctcaaaaagagCCCATGAGCTGAAAGAAGAGGGGAACAAAAGGTTTCAGGCTAAGGATTATGTGGGTGCTCTGGAGCAATATGAGAATGCTCTCAAACTTACACCAAAGACGCACCCTGATAGAGCTGTTTTTCATAGCAATAGGGCAGCCTGTTTGATGCAAATGAAGCCCATAGACTATGATTCTGTTGTTTCTGAATGCACTATGGCACTTCAGGTTCAGCCCTCTTATGTTCGGGCCCTTCTACGAAGGGCTCGTGCATTTGAGGCTGTGGGGAAATATGAAATGGCGATGCAAGATGTCCAGATACTATTGGGTGCTGATCCGAATCACCGAGATGCTTTGGAGATTGCTGGACGATTGAGGATGGCACTTGGTCCTCGTCCAGAGGCCCAGCAGGACCTCCAAAGCCGCCCATCTCCAGCTGCACTTGGTGCTTCTGCAGTGGGTGCAGCTCCTATTGCTGGTTTAGGACCATGCTTACCTGCTCGGCCAATGTCTAAGAAGCCAGCACCCTTAGGTGGGGCTTCAGCTATATCAGTTAATAATAAGCCTGAGAAGCCATATCAAGTTACGCCAGCTGAAAATGGTCCTCATGCCAAAGTTCAGTTACCAAAAGTTGTTTTGAAGCCTGCAAATGGTCCTTCCAGGCCACATGCTGATCGCAATAAGGATGGACAAAGAGAGAAGGCATCTTTATCAGCATCTAGTGCTGTTCATGGACATTCTAAAGATGTTGCCATTCGTTGGAGGCCATTGAAGCTTGTTTATGATCATGATATAAGGCTTGCACAGATGCCTGTGACTTGCAGTTTTAGAGTGTTGAGGGATATTGTTAGCAAACGGTTCCCTATGTCAAAATCTGTTCTTGTTAAATATAAGGACAGTGATGGAGATTTAGTAACTATAACCTGTACGGCTGAACTTAGATCGGCAGAGTCTTGGGTTGATGGTTTACTACCAAAAGACCCTGATGCAGATAAAACCGGCGCCATTGGGTTGTTAAGATTGCACGTCGTTGAGGTGAGTCCTGAACAAGAGCCAGCCTTGttggaagaggaagaggagaagCCTGTCGAGAGTGAAGGGAGTAAAGGGGATGATAGTGGATCCCATTCTTCAATAAGTGACTTGGTGGTTGAAACTGTGGATAATGAGAGTAATAAGGCAGAGAAGGTAACTATCACAGAAAAAGCGGCTACAGCCGAAAATCCTGACTGCAAAGAGGTTGAAATGGATGACTGGCTTTTCGAATTTGCTCAATTATTCAGGACCCATGTAGGCATCGATCCTGATGCTCACATTGATCTGCATGAACTTGGGATGGAGCTTTGCTCTGAAGCCCTTGAGGAAACTGTCACAAGTGAAGAGGCTCAAGTTCTTTTCGACAAGGCTGCCTTAAAATTTCAGGAGGTTGCAGCTCTTGCTTTCTTCAACTGGGGAAATGTTCACATGTGCTCAGCAAGGAAAAGAATTCCAATTGATGATTCTGCttcaaaggagatgatggctaCACAACTCCAAGCAGCATATGACTGggtgaaagaaaaatattctcTGGCCAAAGAAAAATATGAGGAGGCACTCTTAATCAAACCAGACTTTTACGAGGGGTTGCTGGCATTGGGGCAGCAGCAATTTGAAATGGCAAAACTTTACTGGTCCTTTATCTTGGCTAAGAAAGAGGACCTATCAAATTGGGATCCTACTGAGACTCTTGCACTCTTTGAcagtgcagaattaaaaatgAAAGCTGCGACGGAAATGTGGGAGAAGATTGAAGAGCAGAGAGCTAATGAACTAAAGGATCCTAGCACCAGCAAGAAGGATGAACTATTAAGGAGAAGGAAGAAGCAAGCAAGTGGTCCTGAAAGTGAGGCGTCAGCTGTTGCTGGTCCAGCTGAAATTTCAGCTGACGAGGCTGCAGAGCAAGCTGCTGTTATGAGATCACAGATCCATTTATTTTGGGGTAACATGCTCTTTGAGCGCTCTCAAGTTGAATGTAAGTTGGCTTTGGATGGTTGGAAGAAAAACCTTGATACAGCAGTTGAGCGTTTCAAGCTTGCTGGAGCTTCTGAGAGTGACATCTCAACAGTTTTGAAGAACCATTGTTCCAATGAGGAAGCTGCAGAGGGATCTAAACAAATGGTTGAGAGCTTGAACACTGATGCTGCTGCAAATCATAAGAATGATGCTAGTCAAGCTTAG
- the LOC101268246 gene encoding expansin-A13-like, protein MLLLSLLVAFALFSPTPFVHSHYNWSPSSSSTSNFQSEWRPARATYYAAADPRDVVGGACGYGDLERNGYGKATAGLSTVLFDKGQICGACYEVRCVEDLRWCIPGTSIIVTATNFCAPNYGFDLDGGGHCNPPNAHFVLPIEAFEKIAIWKASNMPIQYRRIKCRKEGGVRFTLGGSGIFLSVLISNVAGSGDIVAAKVKGSRTGWLPMGRNWGQNWHINADLKNQPLSFEMTSGDGATLTSYNVAPKNWNFGQTFEGKQFGS, encoded by the exons ATGCTACTACTGTCACTTTTAGTAGCATTCGCACTCTTTTCTCCAACCCCATTTGTCCATTCTCACTACAACTGGTCACCTTCTTCTTCCTCCACCTCCAATTTTCAGTCCGAGTGGCGTCCTGCACGCGCCACCTATTACGCCGCCGCCGACCCACGTGACGTTGTGGGTGGCGCGTGCGGATATGGGGATTTGGAGAGAAATGGGTATGGAAAAGCTACAGCTGGGTTAAGTACTGTGCTTTTTGACAAGGGTCAGATCTGTGGTGCTTGTTATGAAGTGAGGTGTGTGGAGGATCTGCGGTGGTGCATTCCGGGTACTTCTATAATTGTTACAGCCACTAATTTTTGTGCACCAAATTATGGGTTTGATCTAGATGGTGGTGGTCACTGTAATCCACCTAATGCCCATTTTGTGCTACCCATTGAGGCTTTTGAGAAGATTGCCATTTGGAAAGCTTCTAATATGCCCATTCAATACCGCAG GATAAAGTGCAGAAAGGAAGGTGGAGTTCGATTCACTCTTGGTGGCTCTGGTATATTCTTGTCAGTTCTAATCAGTAATGTTGCAGGTTCGGGTGATATAGTGGCAGCAAAAGTTAAGGGTTCAAGAACAGGCTGGCTTCCTATGGGTAGGAACTGGGGCCAAAACTGGCACATTAATGCTGACTTAAAGAATCAGCCGCTTTCTTTTGAGATGACTAGTGGTGATGGGGCCACCTTAACATCTTACAATGTAGCTCCCAAGAATTGGAATTTTGGTCAGACCTTTGAAGGCAAGCAGTTTGGGTCTTAG
- the LOC104645788 gene encoding berberine bridge enzyme-like 21, translating into MENSLFLTISSFLFVIHFVPLSASTLSYLSFLQCLSEHSRPSDHILSRVYTPNNSSYKSVLQHYIRNQRFNRSTTPKPDIIFTPLQESHVQVAVTCCRKTDKYLKIRSGGHDYEGISYVSNISFVLLDMSNLHSIDVDIQNETAWVQAGALLGELYYRIWEKSKVHAFPAGVCPTVGVGGHITGGGYGNLLRKYGLSVDNLVDARIVDVHGRILNRESMGEDLFWAIRGGGGASFGVISAYKLRLVKVPDVVTVFRVVRTLEENAIDIVYWWQFIAEKIDSNLFIRLALKPIDEKQKGTKTITATFVSLFLGDSKELLSIMNRDFPQLGLHIEDCKEMSWIESALFWASFPNGTLPDVLLNRKPGAKFLKRKSDYLQKPIPKDELKSLLDKMIELGDTELVFNQYGGRMSEIPEWGTPFPHRAGNIFKIQYAANWGKEGNEAENFYLNQTRVLYNYMTPFVSKSPRCAYLNYRDLDIGVNHNGNNRYIEGRVYGLKYFKDNFNKLVQVKTFVDPDNFFWNEQSIPPLAA; encoded by the coding sequence ATGGAGAACTCTCTCTTTCTAaccatttcttcatttctttttgttatCCATTTTGTTCCGTTGTCAGCCTCAACTCTATCATACCTGAGCTTCCTTCAGTGCTTATCCGAACATTCACGTCCATCTGACCACATACTGTCAAGAGTGTACACTCCAAACAACTCCTCATATAAGTCTGTGCTACAACACTATATCAGAAACCAGAGGTTCAATAGATCAACCACTCCAAAACCCGACATTATTTTCACTCCGTTGCAAGAATCCCATGTTCAGGTTGCTGTCACTTGCTGCAGGAAAACTGACAAGTACCTAAAGATCCGAAGTGGAGGCCATGACTACGAAGGCATTTCTTATGTCTCCAACATCAGTTTTGTTCTTCTTGACATGTCTAACCTGCATTCAATTGATGTAGATATCCAAAATGAAACTGCTTGGGTCCAAGCTGGTGCACTTCTAGGCGAACTTTACTACAGAATTTGGGAGAAAAGCAAAGTTCATGCCTTCCCAGCTGGTGTTTGCCCAACTGTTGGTGTTGGTGGACACATAACTGGAGGAGGATACGGTAACCTGTTAAGAAAATATGGACTGTCAGTGGACAATTTAGTTGATGCACGCATAGTGGATGTTCACGGTAGAATTCTTAACAGAGAATCAATGGGAGAAGACCTGTTTTGGGCGATCAGAGGTGGGGGTGGTGCTAGCTTTGGAGTGATATCGGCCTACAAACTTAGATTGGTAAAAGTTCCTGATGTTGTTACTGTTTTCCGGGTAGTGAGGACCCTCGAAGAAAATGCAATTGACATTGTTTACTGGTGGCAATTCATTGCAGAGAAAATAGATAGCAATCTCTTTATAAGGTTAGCTCTAAAACCTATTGATGAGAAGCAAAAAGGAACTAAGACAATTACAGCAACATTTGTATCATTATTTCTTGGAGATTCCAAAGAACTTCTATCCATCATGAATAGGGATTTTCCTCAATTGGGTTTACATATCGAGGATTGCAAGGAAATGAGTTGGATAGAGTCTGCACTTTTCTGGGCAAGTTTCCCTAATGGAACACTGCCTGATGTTTTGCTCAACCGAAAACCTGGAGCGAAGTTTCTGAAGCGCAAGTCAGACTATTTGCAGAAACCCATTCCCAAGGATGAGCTAAAATCTCTATTAGATAAAATGATTGAATTAGGAGACACAGAATTAGTATTCAATCAATATGGTGGAAGGATGAGTGAGATACCAGAATGGGGAACTCCATTTCCTCACAGAGCAGGCAATATATTTAAAATCCAGTATGCAGCAAACTGGGGAAAAGAAGGAAACGAAGCAGAGAACTTCTATTTGAACCAGACCAGAGTATTGTACAACTACATGACTCCTTTTGTGTCAAAATCCCCAAGATGTGCATATTTAAATTATAGAGACCTTGACATAGGGGTCAACCATAATGGAAACAATCGCTACATTGAAGGTCGTGTTTATGGATTGAAGTATTTCAaggataattttaataaattggtCCAAGTCAAGACTTTTGTTGATCCAGATAACTTCTTCTGGAACGAACAGAGCATCCCTCCTTTAGCAGCATAA
- the LOC101268538 gene encoding protein ALTERED XYLOGLUCAN 9-like, with amino-acid sequence MWGAVQLGVLAAFLVLFVPVGMAGWHLSRNKMLFFSCALFITLAVCVHLTPYFPSVSSMLSSPGSLPLSSSSSNGNLDSCISLLHQVAFDFQKLNNENSSVENTVRSSSEESWKWIESEPVVQCDFHKLSMSDASDLFNGSWVVVAGDSQARLFVVSLLELLLGESEMEMIRGDLFKRHSDYNILIDEIGMKLDFIWAPYVSNLTDLVLGFEEKKSPYPDVFVIGTGLWDMLHINNATDYGVSLKLLGDLVVLLLPVPSDFVNDGAGTNLVSVRSPNFFWLGMPKLINSMLNTDEKQEKMSDVMWRAYTDELYSSKLLRQSGGPLLLLDIHALSNNCGTHCTADGMHYHRVVYEAAVHVMLNGLLIESNQKL; translated from the coding sequence ATGTGGGGCGCCGTTCAATTGGGAGTATTGGCGGCCTTTCTTGTACTCTTTGTCCCTGTCGGTATGGCTGGTTGGCACTTGAGTCGCAACAAAATGTTATTTTTCAGCTGTGCCCTCTTTATTACCCTTGCTGTTTGTGTTCATTTGACCCCTTATTTCCCTTCAGTCTCCTCTATGCTTTCTTCACCAGGTTCACTACCCttatcttcttcatcatcaaatGGAAATCTTgattcttgtatttctttactTCACCAAGTAgcatttgattttcaaaaattgaataatgaGAATAGTAGTGTGGAAAATACTGTTAGGAGTAGTAGTGAGGAGTCCTGGAAGTGGATTGAGTCTGAGCCTGTTGTTCAATGTGATTTCCATAAGTTGTCCATGTCTGATGCTTCAGATTTGTTTAATGGGTCATGGGTTGTTGTTGCTGGGGATTCACAGGCAAGGTTATTTGTAGTTTCTTTGTTGGAGTTGTTATTGGGGGAAAGTGAAATGGAGATGATTAGGGGGGATTTGTTCAAGAGGCATAGTGATTATAACATACTTATTGATGAGATTGGGATGAAGTTAGATTTTATTTGGGCGCCTTATGTGAGTAACTTGACTGATTTGGTTCTGGGGTTTGAAGAGAAAAAGAGCCCTTATCCTGATGTATTCGTGATTGGGACAGGGCTATGGGATATGTTACATATAAATAATGCAACTGATTATGGTGTTTCCTTAAAGTTGTTGGGGGATTTGGTGGTATTGCTGTTACCAGTACCTTCAGATTTTGTTAATGATGGAGCTGGCACGAATTTAGTTTCAGTTCGTTCACCCAACTTCTTTTGGCTGGGAATGCCAAAGCTGATAAACTCTATGTTGAATACAGATGAGAAGCAAGAGAAGATGAGTGATGTGATGTGGAGAGCTTATACTGATGAGCTTTATAGCAGTAAGCTGCTGCGACAATCTGGTGGACCACTTTTGTTGCTGGACATTCATGCATTGAGTAATAATTGTGGAACTCATTGTACTGCTGACGGAATGCATTATCACAGAGTTGTATATGAAGCTGCAGTTCATGTAATGCTAAATGGATTGCTTATAGAATCTAATCAGAAGCTGTAA
- the LOC101267956 gene encoding probable glutathione S-transferase parC, whose protein sequence is MSKDDELRLLDFWASPFCMRVKIALSEKGVAYESQQEDLFGGKSDMLLKSNPIYEKVPVLLDNGKPIVESNNIVYYIEDKYPSTNPLLPSCAYGRSRARFWADFIDKKIFEGGMCIWKSKGEELEIAKKDFIEILKKLEGAMGDKDFFGGDNFGYVDVIAIAMTSWFHAYEVFGDFKVEQECPKFGCWMKRCLERESVSSVLPDPEKIYQCVVMLRKMHGIE, encoded by the exons atgtcaaaagatgatgaattgCGTTTATTGGATTTCTGGGCAAGCCCATTTTGCATGAGGGTGAAAATTGCTCTATCTGAAAAAGGTGTAGCCTATGAATCTCAACAAGAAGACTTATTTGGTGGTAAAAGTGATATGCTTCTCAAATCTAACCCAATTTATGAAAAAGTTCCAGTTTTGTTGGATAATGGAAAGCCAATTGTTGAGTCCAATAACATTGTGTATTATATTGAGGATAAGTATCCTTCTACGAACCCTTTGTTGCCTTCTTGTGCTTATGGACGCTCCCGTGCACGTTTCTGGGCAGACTTCATCGACAAAAAG ATATTTGAAGGAGGAATGTGCATATGGAAGAGCAAAGGTGAAGAACTAGAGATTGCAAAGAAAGATTTCATAGAAATCTTGAAGAAGCTTGAAGGAGCCATGGGTGACAAAGATTTCTTTGGAGGAGACAACTTTGGGTATGTTGATGTTATAGCCATTGCCATGACATCTTGGTTCCATGCTTACGAGGTTTTCGGAGATTTTAAGGTTGAACAAGAGTGTCCTAAATTTGGCTGCTGGATGAAGAGATGCCTTGAGAGGGAGAGTGTTTCTAGTGTCCTTCCAGATCCTGAAAAGATCTATCAGTGTGTTGTCATGCTTAGGAAGATGCATGGCATTGAATAG